ACGATATCTACAAATCCTGATTTGAGTCCTTTCTTCGTTTCATTAATTTCTTTTGTCGTTCTAAAACGACTCATCATCTGTACTTCTACCGGATAATCCTGCATACGTTCAATAATCGTTTCATAATGCTGCTGAGCTAATATTGTTGTCGGTACTAGAAATGCAACTTGCTTTCCATCCATTACAGCTTTGAACGCAGCACGTACTGCTACTTCTGTTTTACCGTACCCAACATCTCCGCATAACAGACGATCCATCGGTTTACGCTTTTCCATATCGCTTTTAATTTCAACAAGACTCTGTTTTTGATCATCAGTTGGTTCATATGGAAAGTCCATTTCGAAATTTTCCTGTTCCTCAGTATCTGGACCAAATTGATACCCTTCTACGCGTTCGCGCTCCTGGTAAAGCTTTAATAATTCTTCCGCAATATCTTCAACGTTCTTTTGTACGCGTGCTTTCGTTTTTTTCCACTCTGTTCCGCCAAGTTTATTCAGCTTTGGGTCTTTATCTTCTGAACCAACAAATTTTTGCACTTGACTCATCTGATCAACTGGCACAAACAGTTGATCCGTTCCTTTATATTGGATCTTAATATAGTCTTTATGCAGTTTATTAACGACTAATGTCTCTACACCGAGATAACGCCCAACACCATGATGTGTATGAACAACGTAATCCCCTATATTTAATTCTTGATACGATTTTATTTTCTCAGCATTTGATAATTTTTTCTGAGTGCGTTTCGGTTTTTCCTTACGTAACTTAAACAGTTCTCTTTCTGTTATAACAACCAGTTTCATATATGGAAGTTCAAGACCTTCCGAAAGATCCCCTTGCACAATTGTTGAAATACCAGCTCTACTTTCATCGACATTAAAGGTTACCGGAAGATTCATATCAGCAAGCATCGATTTAATTTTTTCTTTTCTCGTATCATTTGTTGCTAACACGACAATATTAAAGTCATTCTTACGATAACGATCAAACTCTGAGAACATTAAGTCATATTGACCATAAAATTGCTGAACAGGTTTACATGAAAACTTAAACATCTCTTCTAATTCAACGGTCATACTTGCAGTAAATAAAGTGAAATATGCAACTTTGTGTTTATTCGCAAGCGCTTCAAAACTACCTTCTTTGATAAATGTCTGCCCAATGAACCCACGGCCAGATTCAATTAGTGATTCCATAAATTCACTATTCTCACGGATTGCAGCATCTTTCGCTTCAATCACTCGATTATATTCATCAATTACGATGATGGCATCTTCTTTAAAATAATCTGCAATTGTCGTCTCTTCACGATAAGCGAACTTAACCATACGTCGTAAAATATTATGATTAAGCAACTCCGTCATGTTCAGCTTTACTGTTTCATATGTTTCTCTTAAATCATCTCTGACATTCGTCTTAATCTTCGTACGCGTGTTCTCAAATGCTTCGCTGAGATTTTCCGACATCAATTCTAAATCTTCTGCTGAAAAGATAAATTCACTTGCAGTAGATAATTCTACTTTGTCTATATTATGCAGCGAACGTTGACTGTCGATATCAAATGCACGTATCGAGTCTACTTCTGTATCAAACAGTTCTATACGTACAGGTTCACCAATCATTGGGTATATATCAATGAGCCCTCCACGAACGGAAAATTCTCCTAATGTCGTTACTCGTTCTGTCTTTTGGTAACCCATATCAATGAGTCGTTGCTGCACTTCCACTAAGTCTATATCAATACCTAACGTAATTTCTAAATGATATTTTAGGAAAGTTTCTTTTTGACTAATTAATTTTTCGAGTCCATTTACTGGAATGAGAAATAGCCCATTTTGACCTTTTGCCAAATGGGTAAGGGTTCTTATACGTTCTTGCATAAGATCGGGACTCTTTGTAGAGAATTCTTCAATCATAATATCTTGTACAGGAAATTTAAAAACATCTTCTTCATTCACCAGTTGTACAAGATCTCTTTCTAGTCTTTCAGCTTGATAAAGGTTGCTTGTAATAACAACCATCTGTTTTTGATGATGCATGTAACTTTCAGCGAGCATCATCGCTTTTGCAGATGGATTTAATCCAGTAATTAATATATTTTTATTACCGATTGCATTGTTATAATCTTGAAATCGCTCATCTTTATATATCAGTTTATCAATTATTTGTTTCATACATCACCATTATACTGATTCATAATATTTTCAAATTTTTCACCTGCGATGAATGCTTCTACCGCTTTAATCGTCTGATCCATTACCTTATCCATAATAATCATTTCATCATTAGTAAATTTCTGTAATACAAAATCTACAACCTTTATGTGGCCTGTCGGTCTTCCAATTCCAATTCTAATTCTTTTAAACTGATCTGTTCCTAGATGCTGAATCAATGATCTAATACCATTATGTCCACCTGCCGAACCTTTTTGACGTAAACGTAATCTACCAGGCGGCATATCTAAATCATCATATAGCACAAGCAGGTCCTCAGTCGAAACGTTAAAATAGTCTATCAATGGTCTTACTGCTTCGCCAGATAAGTTCATATACGTCATCGGTTCAATAAGCAGTACCTTTTCACCATTTATCATCGCAATTGTATAGAGTCCTTTGAATTTCTGTTGATTGAGCTCTAAATTATATGACTCAACCAAACGATCGACTACCATAAAACCTATATTATGTCTTGTTAATTCATATTTCTTTCCAATATTCCCTAAACCAACAATGCACTTCATAACTTATTCCTCCGAATTAATAATACTTCCATTATAGACAAATTATAATAATAATTCATTAAAGACATAAAAAAGGGATGAGACTATAGGCCTCATCCCTTAAAACCAATCTATTATTCAGCTTTTTCTTCGCCTTCATTGTTTTCTTCAGTGCTTTCTTCGCCTTCAGCATTCTCTTCAGAAGCTTCTTCACCTTCAACAGCTTCGCCTTCTTCTTCTTCTGGCTCTTCTTCAACTGTTGGTGGAACAACTGATACAATTGCTTCATCATCTTCATTGTTAATTGTATATGCTTTATCAGCTTTTAAATCTCCGACCATAATAGAATCTCCGATATTTAATTCAGTTACATCTACTTCAATTGATTCAGGGATTTCGTCTGGTGTCGCTGTTACTGATAACTGGAATAATGGTTGTTGAACAACGCCGCCTTCTTTAGCGCCTTCAGCTTCCCCTGTTAAGTTTACAACAACATCTACTGTTAATTCAGATTTCATGTTGATTGCTAAGAAATCGATGTGTGTAATCTTATTTTTAAGAGGATCAATCTGATAATCAGAAACCATAACTTTAATAGATTTTGAACCTACTCCTAATTCGATAACACCGTTACGTCCTACTTCGCGGATAACTTTGATGAATTCAGGCTCATCCACTTTAACTGCAGTATTTGATGCACCGTAACCATAAACAACTGCTGGAATTTTACCTTCATTTCTAATTTTGTTTAATTCACCTTTAGTTTGTTTACCTTTTCTAATAATTGCTTTTAATGAAGTCATAATATAATCTCCTTTGTGCGCTTTAATGCGCTCCTACGTTTACCCATCAGTTGTGAAAACCTGCTTGTAAAACGTTTATTTTGTTCGTCATAAATAATAAATACCCATTTATTTAACTACTAAACATATTTTATTATTTTATTTTAAAAAAACACAAATCCATAATGGATTTGTGTTCTCTATCTTTTAATCGAATAATATACTTACTGATTCTTGTT
Above is a window of Macrococcoides canis DNA encoding:
- the mfd gene encoding transcription-repair coupling factor, whose product is MKQIIDKLIYKDERFQDYNNAIGNKNILITGLNPSAKAMMLAESYMHHQKQMVVITSNLYQAERLERDLVQLVNEEDVFKFPVQDIMIEEFSTKSPDLMQERIRTLTHLAKGQNGLFLIPVNGLEKLISQKETFLKYHLEITLGIDIDLVEVQQRLIDMGYQKTERVTTLGEFSVRGGLIDIYPMIGEPVRIELFDTEVDSIRAFDIDSQRSLHNIDKVELSTASEFIFSAEDLELMSENLSEAFENTRTKIKTNVRDDLRETYETVKLNMTELLNHNILRRMVKFAYREETTIADYFKEDAIIVIDEYNRVIEAKDAAIRENSEFMESLIESGRGFIGQTFIKEGSFEALANKHKVAYFTLFTASMTVELEEMFKFSCKPVQQFYGQYDLMFSEFDRYRKNDFNIVVLATNDTRKEKIKSMLADMNLPVTFNVDESRAGISTIVQGDLSEGLELPYMKLVVITERELFKLRKEKPKRTQKKLSNAEKIKSYQELNIGDYVVHTHHGVGRYLGVETLVVNKLHKDYIKIQYKGTDQLFVPVDQMSQVQKFVGSEDKDPKLNKLGGTEWKKTKARVQKNVEDIAEELLKLYQERERVEGYQFGPDTEEQENFEMDFPYEPTDDQKQSLVEIKSDMEKRKPMDRLLCGDVGYGKTEVAVRAAFKAVMDGKQVAFLVPTTILAQQHYETIIERMQDYPVEVQMMSRFRTTKEINETKKGLKSGFVDIVVGTHKLLGKDIVYKDLGLLIVDEEQRFGVTHKEKIKALKTNVDVLTLTATPIPRTLHMSLLGVRDLSVIETPPENRFPVQTYVLEYQHNFIKEAMERELSRNGQVFYLYNRVATIYQKAEQLEMMMPDARIAVAHGQMSERELEETMLGFINGEYDILVTTTIIETGVDVPNANTLIIEDADRFGLSQLYQLRGRVGRSNRISYAYFLHAPNKVLTEVAEQRLQAIKEFTELGSGFKIAMRDLNIRGAGNLLGKQQHGFIDSVGYDLYSEMLQQAVNEKRGIKEETTVPQLEIDVEIDAYIPAEYIREEQAKIEFYKKLRSVTTEQELIDVQDEMTDRYGEYPEAVDHLMKIVEIKINALSFGIVQVRDTGKSIELEASEATTTKVNGERLFKATESFGRDLKIEFKDNKLTFILKKQANWLSALVQLSHLIQEGIMMDGE
- the pth gene encoding aminoacyl-tRNA hydrolase is translated as MKCIVGLGNIGKKYELTRHNIGFMVVDRLVESYNLELNQQKFKGLYTIAMINGEKVLLIEPMTYMNLSGEAVRPLIDYFNVSTEDLLVLYDDLDMPPGRLRLRQKGSAGGHNGIRSLIQHLGTDQFKRIRIGIGRPTGHIKVVDFVLQKFTNDEMIIMDKVMDQTIKAVEAFIAGEKFENIMNQYNGDV
- a CDS encoding 50S ribosomal protein L25/general stress protein Ctc; its protein translation is MTSLKAIIRKGKQTKGELNKIRNEGKIPAVVYGYGASNTAVKVDEPEFIKVIREVGRNGVIELGVGSKSIKVMVSDYQIDPLKNKITHIDFLAINMKSELTVDVVVNLTGEAEGAKEGGVVQQPLFQLSVTATPDEIPESIEVDVTELNIGDSIMVGDLKADKAYTINNEDDEAIVSVVPPTVEEEPEEEEGEAVEGEEASEENAEGEESTEENNEGEEKAE